One window of Equus caballus isolate H_3958 breed thoroughbred chromosome 3, TB-T2T, whole genome shotgun sequence genomic DNA carries:
- the MRPS18C gene encoding small ribosomal subunit protein bS18m: protein MESSGQQGKSTGRDLSGRFRKRKGREGRGTMAALVAVCSGLGRKKTPFVRAAVCLTDPGTHAVLWRSCSQYKQITSNEDLPIPMENPYKEPLKKCILCGKRVDYKNVQLLSQFISPFTGCIYGRHITGLCGKKQKEITKAIKRAQIMGFMPVTYKDPAYLKDPKVCNIKYRE, encoded by the exons ATGGAGTCCTCAGGTCAACAGGGGAAGAGCACCGGAAGGGACTTGTCAGGACgctttagaaagagaaaaggaagagagggacgAGGAACCATGGCAGCTCTGGTTGCTGTTTGCAGTGGTCTGGGGAGGAAAAAGACCCCCTTCGTCAGGGCTGCTGTCTGCCTCACAGATCCCGGGACTCACGCGG tGCTGTGGAGAAGTTGCTCACAATATAAACAGATAACCAGCAATGAGGACCtg CCCATTCCAATGGAAAATCCTTATAAGGAGCCTCTTAAAAAATGTATCTTGTGTGGAAAACGTGTAGATTATAAGAATGTACAG CTTTTGTCccagtttatttctccatttactgGATGCATTTATGGGAGGCACATAACag GTCTTTgtgggaagaaacaaaaagaaatcacaaaagcgATTAAGAGAGCTCAAATAATGG GGTTTATGCCAGTTACATACAAGGATCCTGCATATCTCAAAGACCCTAAAGTCTGTAACATCAAATATCGGGAGTAA